A genomic window from Chitinophagaceae bacterium includes:
- a CDS encoding T9SS type A sorting domain-containing protein, giving the protein MKTIYTFFMSVFISVFFATKAFSQAPEIEWQNTIGGNYNDYLQTIQQTADGGYIMGGFSYSDLSGDKTEALIGTDDFWVVKINSTGNIEWQNTIGGNSYDELYSVQQTSDDGYILGGRSYSGLSGDKTEASAGGWDYWVVKLNSAGDIEWQNAIGGSGDDNLWSAEETADGGYILGGYSTSGISGDKTEASIGAADYWVVKLDNIGNIEWQNTIGGSNTDYLVAIHQIADGGYILGGYSISTISGDKTEATIGVYDFWVLKLNATGSILWQNTIGGNSTEYLRSIQQTSDGGYILGGSSYSGVGGDKTEANFDGGEFKDYWVVKLNSNGNVQWQNAIGAIGDDAVGAIGQTSDGGYIIGGYSTSGISGDKSEASLGNYDYWVLKLNAAGIVQWQNTIGGSSGDYLNSIQQTGDGGFILGGHSYSGISGDKTEAVTGGGAFNDYWIVKLYGTTPLNSIVTNAITPLNYFQNGTVSIPYTATGTFNAGNIFTAQLSDASGSFSSPTAIGSLSSTLSGIINGIIPLTTPPGSAYRIRVVSANPNISGTDNGQNITINALTCDVPDGQSASNITSSSAKLYWNAKTAANKYKVRYRVTGTTTWTKISANNNLKKLTALSAATPYDWQVESICNTLGLGISTWSSMQNFTTNALRLSSEEEISFNVYPNPVTSFATITFTLHQPGNVLIRLFSVEGKELMEIANENFSEGNHTVNFPAGTLAAGIYFVQLNTDQGVMTKKVMVD; this is encoded by the coding sequence ATGAAAACGATTTATACATTCTTCATGTCGGTATTTATCTCAGTTTTTTTTGCCACAAAAGCTTTTTCACAGGCACCGGAAATTGAATGGCAGAATACGATTGGTGGCAACTACAACGATTATTTACAAACCATTCAACAAACTGCTGATGGCGGTTACATTATGGGTGGGTTTTCCTATTCAGATCTTTCAGGTGATAAAACAGAAGCGCTAATAGGTACAGATGATTTCTGGGTGGTGAAGATAAATTCCACAGGGAACATCGAATGGCAAAATACAATCGGTGGCAACAGCTATGACGAGTTGTATTCCGTTCAACAAACATCAGATGATGGATACATTCTCGGTGGACGATCTTATTCCGGATTATCAGGTGATAAAACGGAAGCGTCAGCAGGCGGTTGGGATTATTGGGTGGTGAAGTTGAATAGCGCAGGTGACATTGAATGGCAGAATGCCATTGGAGGAAGTGGTGATGATAACTTATGGTCTGCTGAAGAAACTGCAGATGGTGGCTACATACTTGGCGGATATTCTACGTCAGGTATTTCAGGTGATAAAACGGAAGCATCCATTGGTGCAGCGGATTACTGGGTAGTGAAACTGGACAACATCGGAAACATTGAATGGCAAAATACAATCGGTGGCAGCAATACGGATTATTTGGTTGCAATTCATCAGATAGCAGATGGAGGATACATATTGGGTGGATATTCTATTTCCACCATTTCAGGTGATAAGACAGAAGCTACCATTGGTGTTTATGATTTCTGGGTGTTAAAACTAAATGCTACGGGTAGTATCCTGTGGCAAAATACCATCGGCGGCAATTCAACGGAATACCTGCGCTCCATTCAGCAAACCTCTGACGGTGGTTATATTCTCGGCGGGTCATCTTATTCAGGTGTGGGTGGTGATAAAACCGAAGCCAATTTTGATGGCGGTGAATTCAAGGATTATTGGGTCGTGAAACTAAACAGCAATGGAAATGTGCAATGGCAGAATGCGATTGGTGCCATCGGTGATGATGCAGTTGGTGCTATCGGGCAAACATCGGATGGGGGATATATTATTGGCGGTTATTCCACTTCAGGAATTTCCGGAGATAAGTCCGAAGCATCATTGGGTAATTATGACTATTGGGTACTTAAGCTGAATGCTGCTGGTATTGTACAATGGCAAAATACTATTGGCGGCAGCAGCGGCGATTACCTGAATTCCATTCAACAAACAGGGGATGGTGGATTTATTCTTGGCGGTCATTCCTATTCAGGAATTTCCGGAGATAAAACTGAAGCTGTTACAGGTGGTGGTGCTTTTAATGATTACTGGATCGTCAAACTATATGGTACAACTCCTCTAAACTCAATTGTCACTAACGCCATCACTCCGCTTAATTATTTTCAAAATGGTACCGTTAGTATTCCCTACACCGCGACCGGTACATTTAACGCCGGAAATATTTTCACTGCACAACTCTCTGATGCATCAGGAAGTTTTTCATCTCCAACAGCAATCGGATCGCTTTCATCAACCTTATCAGGAATCATCAATGGGATAATTCCACTTACAACTCCTCCGGGATCTGCATATCGAATCAGGGTAGTAAGTGCTAATCCTAATATTTCCGGAACAGATAATGGCCAGAACATCACAATCAATGCGCTCACCTGTGATGTTCCTGACGGACAATCAGCTTCCAACATCACTTCGTCTTCCGCCAAACTATACTGGAATGCAAAAACAGCAGCAAACAAATACAAGGTTCGCTACAGAGTTACCGGCACTACTACGTGGACAAAAATTTCAGCAAACAACAATTTAAAAAAACTAACTGCCCTTTCAGCAGCCACACCATACGACTGGCAGGTTGAATCCATCTGCAATACGCTGGGACTCGGAATATCCACCTGGAGTTCCATGCAAAACTTCACCACCAATGCGCTGCGGCTTTCTTCAGAGGAAGAGATCAGCTTTAATGTTTATCCCAATCCTGTTACATCATTTGCAACTATCACCTTCACGCTGCATCAACCCGGAAATGTTTTGATCAGATTATTCTCTGTTGAAGGAAAAGAATTGATGGAGATAGCGAATGAGAATTTTTCTGAAGGAAATCATACAGTGAATTTTCCGGCAGGAACACTTGCTGCCGGGATTTACTTCGTGCAGCTTAATACCGATCAGGGAGTGATGACTAAGAAAGTGATGGTTGATTGA
- a CDS encoding T9SS type A sorting domain-containing protein: MKNILLQLTVTIALSVAISFGINAQPVLDNTFSGDGYLLTNSGGDDFARSVVIQSNGRILTGGNSFGNYGYSDISITRTKANGSPDNTFGTAGVTRIIGGFFCDMALTSSGKIIVAGSGVGPTNVNNFIVYRLTKNGVIDNTFGNNGSAKVNMPGKNMICYDVLIQPDGKILLAGYADDGSGGHHNMIIARLKANGSLDNSFATAGIFKFLPSNKSSECNQLALQPDGKIIACGHIDTLIVFSFFRYDIGALRLNINGTLDNTFGTGGVVRADKGSSDIASSVSVLTDGRIILGGSSNYLVNNRFTALCLLPDGSFDTSFGTGGWSFSDIYGSNAGCSAMVTEPDDDIIMAGLAYIYAGASNQAIVLVKLLSNGSPDASFGDNGIDTSFYGTFTQGCSDIALQTDNKIVIAGYRYVGMDGYFLTARYTNSVALAKQSAIPVDPDSQFNIYPNPNNGEFVVEVSNLLFDNTSITITNLMGQVVYENKLSSVENQMKQPVSLSVAVEDGIYFVTIRNGEKVITKRMLIQ, translated from the coding sequence ATGAAAAACATTTTACTTCAACTTACAGTTACTATTGCACTGTCAGTTGCCATTTCATTTGGAATAAATGCACAACCGGTATTAGACAATACCTTTAGTGGTGACGGATATTTATTAACCAATTCCGGTGGAGACGATTTTGCAAGGTCAGTAGTGATTCAAAGTAATGGCCGTATTCTCACCGGTGGAAACAGTTTCGGCAATTATGGTTATTCAGATATCTCCATCACTCGTACAAAAGCCAACGGTAGTCCTGACAATACATTCGGAACAGCAGGAGTCACCCGTATTATCGGTGGTTTTTTCTGTGACATGGCATTAACCTCAAGTGGTAAAATAATTGTAGCCGGAAGTGGTGTCGGTCCGACCAACGTGAACAATTTTATTGTTTACCGGCTGACAAAAAACGGTGTGATTGATAACACCTTTGGTAATAACGGTTCAGCCAAAGTGAATATGCCCGGCAAGAACATGATCTGCTATGATGTGCTCATTCAGCCTGATGGAAAAATATTGTTGGCCGGATATGCAGATGACGGATCTGGCGGTCATCACAACATGATCATTGCACGTTTAAAAGCAAATGGAAGTCTTGACAACAGCTTTGCAACAGCAGGAATATTTAAATTCTTACCCAGCAATAAAAGTTCTGAGTGCAATCAACTCGCTCTTCAACCGGATGGCAAGATCATCGCCTGCGGACATATAGACACACTCATTGTATTTTCGTTTTTCAGGTATGACATCGGCGCTCTGCGACTCAATATAAACGGGACACTTGACAACACCTTTGGAACCGGAGGCGTCGTAAGAGCGGACAAAGGATCTTCAGACATTGCTTCTTCAGTTTCAGTATTGACTGATGGCAGAATTATTCTTGGTGGAAGTTCAAACTATCTGGTCAACAACAGGTTTACCGCATTGTGTCTTTTACCGGATGGTTCATTTGACACCTCCTTCGGAACAGGCGGATGGAGTTTCTCCGACATCTATGGAAGTAATGCAGGATGTTCAGCGATGGTGACTGAACCTGATGATGATATCATCATGGCAGGTCTTGCTTACATCTATGCAGGGGCTTCCAATCAGGCTATTGTATTGGTAAAATTATTGAGTAACGGATCGCCGGATGCCTCTTTCGGCGATAATGGCATAGATACTTCATTTTACGGAACCTTTACTCAAGGGTGCAGTGACATTGCCTTACAAACCGACAATAAAATTGTGATTGCCGGCTATCGCTATGTTGGAATGGATGGTTACTTCCTTACCGCCAGGTACACCAATTCTGTTGCATTGGCGAAGCAATCAGCAATTCCTGTTGATCCGGACTCCCAATTCAACATCTATCCAAATCCAAACAATGGCGAGTTTGTTGTTGAAGTTTCAAATCTACTGTTTGATAACACTTCCATTACGATCACGAATCTGATGGGACAGGTTGTCTATGAAAATAAACTTTCTTCAGTGGAAAATCAAATGAAGCAACCTGTTTCTTTAAGTGTTGCTGTGGAAGATGGAATTTATTTTGTGACAATCAGAAACGGAGAAAAGGTGATTACTAAACGAATGTTGATACAGTGA